Proteins found in one Aquibium microcysteis genomic segment:
- a CDS encoding Bug family tripartite tricarboxylate transporter substrate binding protein — MSNEHLKITRRTALTLALGATALMAPGLAFAQSGYPSKTISFICAFPAGSGADVLVRFFADKVAAVSGHTVIVENKPGAAGSIATEFTARAPADGHTIFVHSGNSVAGNMWLMKKPPVDAAKDLQTIATVNKQAFMITVRADSPYKTLADLVADQKAKGDKGSYAVNATSGRVLAEEFKQIAGLQTVPVSYGTAADSINDIMSGQVDFGVQDPVFSLAQVRGGRFRVLALGAAERLQGIPDIPTFKEQGYDIDQLGWWGVMVPAGVPADVVTTINGWFNQVLADEATKEFLMKQGGDPYVSTPEEAQKLMEDTITEWKRLVEVAKIPAQ, encoded by the coding sequence ATGTCCAACGAACACCTCAAGATCACGCGCCGCACGGCGCTGACGCTCGCCCTCGGCGCGACCGCGCTGATGGCGCCCGGTCTCGCCTTCGCGCAGAGCGGCTATCCGAGCAAGACCATCAGCTTCATCTGCGCCTTCCCGGCCGGAAGCGGCGCCGACGTGCTGGTCCGCTTCTTCGCCGACAAGGTGGCGGCGGTCTCTGGCCACACGGTCATCGTCGAGAACAAGCCGGGAGCCGCGGGCAGCATCGCCACCGAGTTCACGGCGCGCGCACCGGCCGACGGCCACACGATCTTCGTGCATTCGGGCAACTCCGTCGCGGGCAACATGTGGCTGATGAAGAAGCCGCCGGTCGATGCGGCCAAGGACCTGCAGACGATCGCGACGGTCAACAAGCAGGCCTTCATGATCACCGTGCGCGCCGACAGCCCCTACAAGACGCTTGCCGACCTCGTCGCCGACCAGAAGGCGAAGGGCGACAAGGGCTCCTACGCCGTCAACGCCACCTCCGGCCGCGTGCTGGCGGAGGAGTTCAAGCAGATCGCCGGGCTGCAGACCGTTCCGGTGTCCTATGGAACGGCTGCCGATTCCATCAACGACATCATGAGCGGTCAGGTCGATTTCGGCGTGCAGGACCCGGTCTTCTCGCTGGCCCAGGTGCGCGGCGGGCGCTTCCGGGTTCTGGCGCTCGGCGCCGCGGAGCGTCTCCAGGGCATCCCGGACATCCCGACCTTCAAGGAGCAGGGCTACGACATCGACCAGCTCGGCTGGTGGGGCGTGATGGTGCCGGCCGGTGTCCCGGCCGACGTCGTGACGACCATCAACGGCTGGTTCAACCAGGTGCTGGCCGACGAGGCGACCAAGGAGTTCCTCATGAAGCAGGGCGGCGACCCCTACGTCTCGACGCCCGAGGAGGCGCAGAAGCTGATGGAAGACACCATCACCGAGTGGAAGCGTCTCGTCGAAGTGGCGAAGATTCCGGCACAGTAA
- a CDS encoding MarR family winged helix-turn-helix transcriptional regulator has product MSTSKASTGADRAILRPRAMFFLNQANHAVRSRLDAALAAVEMTGIQYTVLSVIGRHEGLSSAELSRRFFVTPQTMNELIGLLERRDYIVRKADPANRRILRMSVTDTGRGMLETCDALADAVERDVFGGMADEDYRRLCELTRDLARHLRTRDEPAA; this is encoded by the coding sequence TTGTCCACGAGCAAAGCTTCGACCGGCGCGGATCGCGCGATCCTGCGTCCGCGCGCCATGTTCTTCCTCAACCAGGCCAATCATGCGGTGCGCAGCCGCCTCGACGCCGCGCTGGCCGCCGTCGAGATGACGGGAATCCAGTACACCGTGCTCAGCGTCATCGGCCGCCACGAAGGGCTTTCGTCGGCGGAACTGTCGCGCCGCTTCTTCGTCACGCCGCAGACGATGAACGAACTGATCGGGTTGCTCGAGCGGCGCGACTACATCGTCCGCAAGGCCGATCCCGCCAACCGGCGCATCCTGCGCATGTCGGTCACCGATACCGGGCGGGGGATGCTGGAGACATGCGATGCCCTGGCAGACGCGGTCGAGCGCGACGTGTTCGGCGGCATGGCGGACGAGGACTACCGCCGGCTCTGCGAACTCACCCGCGATCTCGCGCGCCATCTGCGCACGCGCGACGAGCCGGCCGCCTGA
- a CDS encoding amidohydrolase family protein produces MRKIDIFNHIWPKPFFDRLVKELGTMSDMTKRSGDVPMMTDLDRRFEVMDMFGDEYQQVLSLASPPLEKFAGPQGALELSQIGSDSMAELCQKYPDRFPAFIGTAPMNNPDALIEECRRAIDDLGAAGMQIFTNISGKPVDLPEYAPFFDYMAKAGKPIWLHPARAQNFSDYESESRSEYEIWWTLGWPYESSAAMARMVFSGMFDKYPGLKVITHHAGGMIPYFEGRVGPGWDQLGKRTSDRDLTGVLKALKRPHLDYFKEFYADTASFGSRKAIEHAIEFFGEDRVVFASDAPFDPEGGPMYIRETLRILDALDVSEEVRHKLYHGNAEKLLGLTG; encoded by the coding sequence ATGCGGAAGATCGACATCTTCAACCACATCTGGCCGAAGCCCTTCTTCGACCGGCTCGTCAAGGAACTCGGCACCATGTCGGACATGACCAAGCGGTCGGGCGACGTGCCGATGATGACGGACCTCGACCGCCGTTTCGAGGTGATGGACATGTTCGGCGACGAGTACCAGCAGGTGCTGTCGCTGGCCTCGCCGCCGCTGGAGAAGTTCGCCGGGCCGCAGGGCGCGCTGGAACTGTCGCAGATCGGCTCCGATTCGATGGCCGAGCTCTGCCAGAAATATCCCGATCGCTTTCCGGCCTTCATCGGCACGGCGCCGATGAACAATCCCGACGCGCTGATCGAGGAGTGCCGCCGCGCTATCGACGATCTCGGCGCCGCCGGCATGCAGATCTTCACCAACATCTCGGGCAAGCCGGTCGACCTGCCGGAATATGCGCCCTTCTTCGACTACATGGCCAAGGCCGGCAAGCCGATCTGGCTGCACCCCGCCCGCGCCCAGAACTTCTCCGACTACGAGAGCGAGAGCCGCTCCGAATACGAGATCTGGTGGACGCTCGGCTGGCCCTACGAGAGTTCTGCCGCCATGGCGCGCATGGTCTTCTCGGGCATGTTCGACAAGTATCCGGGTCTCAAGGTCATCACCCACCATGCCGGCGGGATGATCCCCTATTTCGAGGGCCGCGTCGGTCCCGGCTGGGACCAGCTCGGCAAGCGCACCAGCGACCGCGACCTGACCGGGGTGCTGAAGGCGCTGAAGCGGCCGCATCTCGACTATTTCAAGGAGTTCTACGCCGACACCGCCTCCTTCGGGTCGCGCAAGGCGATCGAGCACGCGATCGAATTCTTCGGCGAGGACCGCGTGGTGTTCGCCTCGGATGCCCCCTTCGATCCGGAAGGCGGGCCGATGTACATCCGCGAGACGCTGCGCATCCTCGACGCGCTCGACGTCAGCGAAGAGGTCCGTCACAAGCTCTACCACGGCAATGCCGAAAAGTTGCTCGGCCTGACCGGCTGA
- a CDS encoding FAD-binding oxidoreductase, with amino-acid sequence MTRLRETIDRLKAHFGERLSVADAVRDHHGRDMSRQPAHLPDAVVFAENEDDVQRVVAACHEAGVPVTPFAAGSSMEGHTIPLRGGISLDVSRMNRIVAVNGEDFDAVVEAGVTRKQLNAHLRDMGLFFPIDPGADATLGGMASTRASGTTAVRYGTMRENVLALRVVTPTGKVITTGRRVKKSSSGYDLTKLFVGAEGTLGVITEVTVRLQPIPETIASAVCAFETMRGAVEAVVATIQSGIPVARIEFLDEVAIDAANAHSNLGLRRAPTLFLEFHGSPNWVEEQSRSVAAIAADSGGSDFAWSTLPEDRERLWKARHETIYANQSLRPGCKTYTTDVCVPISRLAEAVLAARADVDQSFLTAKIIGHVGDGNFHVGYLIKPEIPEELAEAERLAGRLYARALEMGGTFSGEHGIGIAKLPYLRREHGEAVDVMNAIKAALDPAGIMNPGKLGQAG; translated from the coding sequence ATGACGCGGCTCCGGGAGACGATCGACCGCCTCAAGGCGCATTTCGGCGAGCGGCTCTCGGTGGCCGACGCCGTACGCGACCACCACGGACGCGACATGTCGCGCCAGCCGGCGCACCTGCCGGACGCCGTGGTCTTTGCCGAGAACGAGGACGACGTGCAGCGGGTGGTCGCCGCCTGCCACGAGGCCGGCGTGCCGGTCACGCCCTTCGCCGCCGGCTCTTCCATGGAGGGCCACACGATCCCGCTGCGCGGCGGGATCTCGCTCGACGTCAGCCGCATGAACCGGATCGTCGCCGTCAACGGCGAGGATTTCGACGCGGTGGTGGAGGCCGGCGTCACGCGCAAGCAGCTCAACGCGCATCTGCGCGACATGGGCCTGTTCTTCCCGATCGATCCGGGTGCGGACGCGACGCTCGGCGGCATGGCCTCGACGCGGGCGAGCGGGACCACGGCGGTGCGCTACGGCACCATGCGCGAGAACGTGCTGGCGCTGCGCGTGGTCACGCCGACCGGCAAGGTCATCACGACGGGGCGCCGCGTGAAGAAATCCTCCAGCGGCTACGACCTGACCAAGCTCTTCGTCGGGGCCGAGGGGACGCTCGGCGTCATCACCGAGGTCACCGTGCGGCTGCAGCCGATCCCGGAGACGATCGCGTCTGCCGTCTGCGCCTTCGAGACCATGCGCGGCGCGGTCGAGGCCGTCGTCGCCACGATCCAGAGCGGGATTCCCGTGGCCCGCATCGAATTCCTGGACGAGGTGGCGATCGACGCGGCCAACGCGCATTCCAATCTCGGCCTCAGGCGTGCGCCGACCCTTTTCCTGGAGTTCCACGGCAGCCCGAACTGGGTCGAGGAGCAGTCGCGCAGCGTCGCCGCCATCGCGGCCGATTCCGGCGGCTCCGATTTCGCCTGGTCGACGCTGCCCGAGGATCGCGAGCGGCTCTGGAAGGCACGCCACGAGACGATCTACGCCAACCAGTCGCTGCGCCCCGGCTGCAAGACCTACACCACCGACGTCTGCGTTCCGATCTCGCGCCTCGCCGAGGCGGTGCTCGCCGCGCGCGCCGACGTCGATCAATCCTTCCTCACCGCCAAGATCATCGGCCATGTCGGCGACGGCAATTTCCATGTCGGCTATCTGATCAAGCCGGAGATTCCCGAGGAACTGGCCGAGGCCGAGCGCCTCGCCGGCCGTCTCTACGCCCGGGCGCTGGAGATGGGCGGCACCTTCAGCGGCGAGCATGGCATCGGCATCGCCAAGCTCCCCTATCTGCGCCGCGAGCACGGGGAGGCCGTCGACGTCATGAACGCCATCAAGGCGGCGCTCGATCCGGCCGGCATCATGAACCCCGGCAAGCTCGGACAGGCCGGCTGA
- a CDS encoding thiamine pyrophosphate-requiring protein, with translation MKLGAAIAEILRREGVDLICGYPVNHVLERAAEADIRPVIVRQERTGIHMADAISRLSSGRRIGVFAMQLGPGTENSYGGIAQAYSESVPLLVLPMGYERRLAHVDPNYNATISMRTITKSAEPITSAAELVNVFRRAFSRLRNGRGGPVLVEIPNDMWQLDVPEPLDYRPVLATRYGPDPAAVDAAVDLLLAAKRPVLYAGQGVHYAKAWPQLKALAERLAIPVATSLEGKSAFPETHDLSIGAGGAAISKTLRHFLDASDLIFGIGCSFTETAFGVQMPLGKTIVHATLDPDHVNKDVEATVALVGDAALTLDAVLAALDARGTPRRDAAGTAAEIAAVQAEWLAMWMPKLTSNDAPLSPYRVLWDLQQTVDVANTIITHDAGSPRDQLSPFWKTVEPLTYIGWGKSTQLGYGLGLAMGAKLAHPDKLCINVWGDAAIGFTGMDFETAVRERIPILSILLNNFSMAMELPIMPVSTVKYRSTDISGDYAAFARAMGAHGERVTTPDEIVPAIRRGIEKTKAGIPVLLEFITAKEIQRSRYHRAAAGA, from the coding sequence ATGAAGCTCGGAGCGGCGATCGCCGAGATCCTCAGGCGCGAGGGCGTCGACCTGATCTGCGGCTACCCGGTCAACCACGTGCTGGAGCGCGCGGCGGAGGCGGACATCCGCCCGGTGATCGTGCGGCAGGAACGCACCGGCATCCACATGGCCGACGCGATCTCGCGGCTGTCGTCGGGCCGCCGGATCGGCGTCTTCGCCATGCAGCTCGGACCGGGCACGGAAAATTCCTATGGCGGCATCGCGCAGGCCTATTCGGAGTCGGTGCCGCTGCTGGTGCTGCCGATGGGCTACGAGCGCCGGCTCGCCCATGTCGACCCGAACTACAACGCCACGATCTCGATGCGGACGATCACCAAGTCGGCCGAGCCGATCACCTCGGCCGCAGAACTGGTCAACGTCTTCCGCCGCGCGTTCAGCCGGCTGCGCAACGGCCGCGGCGGCCCGGTGCTGGTCGAGATCCCGAACGACATGTGGCAGCTCGACGTGCCGGAACCGCTCGACTACCGCCCGGTGCTCGCCACCCGCTACGGCCCCGACCCGGCCGCCGTGGACGCCGCCGTCGACCTCCTGCTCGCCGCGAAGCGCCCGGTGCTCTATGCCGGCCAGGGCGTCCACTACGCGAAGGCCTGGCCGCAGCTGAAGGCGCTGGCCGAGCGCCTGGCGATCCCGGTGGCGACCAGCCTCGAAGGCAAGAGCGCCTTCCCCGAGACGCACGACCTGTCGATCGGCGCGGGCGGTGCTGCGATCTCGAAGACGCTGCGCCACTTCCTCGACGCGTCCGACCTGATCTTCGGCATCGGCTGCTCGTTCACCGAGACCGCCTTCGGCGTGCAGATGCCGCTCGGCAAGACGATCGTCCATGCCACGCTCGACCCCGACCACGTCAACAAGGACGTCGAGGCGACGGTGGCGCTGGTCGGCGACGCGGCGCTGACGCTCGACGCCGTGCTCGCCGCGCTCGACGCGCGCGGGACACCCCGTCGCGACGCCGCCGGCACCGCCGCAGAGATCGCCGCCGTGCAGGCCGAATGGCTCGCCATGTGGATGCCGAAGCTCACCTCGAACGACGCGCCGCTGTCACCCTACCGGGTGCTCTGGGACCTGCAGCAGACGGTCGACGTGGCCAATACGATCATCACCCACGATGCCGGCAGTCCGCGCGACCAGCTTTCGCCGTTCTGGAAGACCGTCGAGCCGCTGACCTATATCGGCTGGGGCAAGTCGACCCAGCTCGGCTACGGCCTCGGGCTCGCGATGGGCGCCAAGCTCGCTCATCCCGACAAGCTCTGCATCAACGTCTGGGGCGACGCCGCCATCGGCTTCACCGGCATGGACTTCGAGACCGCCGTGCGCGAGCGCATTCCGATCCTGTCGATCCTGCTCAACAATTTCTCCATGGCGATGGAGCTGCCGATCATGCCAGTCTCGACCGTGAAATACCGCTCGACCGACATCTCCGGCGACTACGCCGCCTTCGCCCGGGCCATGGGCGCCCATGGCGAGCGGGTGACGACGCCGGACGAGATCGTGCCGGCGATCCGCCGCGGCATCGAGAAGACGAAGGCCGGCATCCCCGTCCTGCTCGAATTCATCACCGCCAAGGAAATCCAGCGCTCGCGCTATCACCGCGCGGCGGCGGGCGCGTGA
- a CDS encoding alpha-hydroxy acid oxidase, translated as MDARAPIEPDEARLAQRLPLLRRRFPTIEDLERRAARRIPRFAFEFLQGGAGDDGGPARNRSALRSIEIVPRYGREVRDVDTSVELFGHRYAAPIGISPIGMDGLMWPGATELFARAAQRMNIPYLVGTLATATIEDVTRRAPDVTWFQLYPLAADDHRVSFDLARRAQAAGARVLVATLDVPVRSKRPRDLRNGFVMPFRIGPRNAIDIAASPPWLGALVRRGKPAFANIVPYAGGRDPAAFVGAHVGGGFAWEVLARLREAWRGPMLVKGVLHPADAAQARSIGMDGVIVSNHGGRQFDAAPASIDVLPAIAAAVGDDMTVILDSGVTSGVDMMRALACGARSTFAGRAFMLALAAIGDDGARHMAASFIDEFTIALGQCGLRSAAEARQAPVRHATAWPRDTLGGDRP; from the coding sequence GTGGACGCGCGGGCGCCGATCGAACCGGACGAGGCGCGGCTGGCGCAGCGTCTGCCGCTGCTGCGGCGCCGCTTCCCGACGATCGAGGACCTCGAGCGACGCGCCGCACGGCGCATCCCGCGCTTCGCCTTCGAATTCCTGCAGGGCGGCGCGGGCGACGACGGCGGCCCGGCGCGCAACCGGTCCGCGCTGCGCAGCATCGAGATCGTGCCGCGCTACGGCCGCGAGGTCCGCGACGTCGACACCTCGGTCGAGCTCTTCGGCCACCGCTACGCCGCGCCGATCGGCATCTCGCCCATCGGCATGGACGGGCTGATGTGGCCGGGCGCGACCGAGCTCTTCGCCCGAGCCGCGCAGCGCATGAACATCCCCTATCTCGTCGGCACGCTGGCCACCGCCACGATCGAGGACGTCACGCGCCGGGCACCCGACGTCACCTGGTTCCAGCTCTATCCGCTGGCGGCGGACGACCACCGCGTCAGCTTCGACCTCGCGCGCCGCGCGCAAGCGGCCGGAGCGCGGGTCCTGGTCGCCACGCTCGACGTGCCGGTGCGCTCGAAGCGGCCGCGCGACCTGCGCAACGGCTTCGTGATGCCGTTCCGGATCGGACCGCGCAACGCCATCGACATCGCCGCCTCGCCGCCCTGGCTCGGCGCCCTGGTGCGGCGCGGCAAACCGGCCTTCGCCAACATCGTGCCCTATGCCGGCGGGCGCGATCCCGCAGCCTTCGTCGGCGCCCATGTCGGCGGCGGTTTCGCCTGGGAGGTGCTGGCGCGGCTGCGCGAAGCCTGGCGCGGGCCGATGCTGGTCAAGGGCGTGCTGCATCCGGCTGACGCCGCACAGGCCCGCTCGATCGGCATGGACGGCGTGATCGTCTCCAACCATGGCGGCCGGCAGTTCGACGCCGCCCCCGCTTCGATCGACGTGCTGCCCGCCATCGCCGCCGCCGTCGGAGACGACATGACGGTGATCCTCGACAGCGGCGTCACATCGGGCGTCGACATGATGCGGGCGCTCGCCTGCGGCGCCCGCTCCACCTTCGCCGGGCGCGCCTTCATGCTGGCGCTCGCGGCGATCGGCGACGACGGGGCGCGCCACATGGCGGCGAGCTTCATCGACGAGTTCACCATCGCGCTCGGCCAATGCGGCCTGCGCTCGGCAGCGGAGGCGCGGCAGGCGCCGGTGCGGCATGCGACGGCCTGGCCGCGCGACACCCTGGGAGGAGACAGGCCATGA
- a CDS encoding thiamine pyrophosphate-requiring protein — MKHTQPDGSFAAEAVLGRMKAAGIDVLFANGGTDFPSIIEAYARAPESGIAMPEPLVIPHEGVAVGMAHGYYLVTGKPAAVMVHVNVGLANAVMGLINAASENVPILMCSGRTPLTESGRFGSRSSPIHWGQEMRDQAGMVREVVKWDYELRYPEQAAAVIDRAVGIAMSEPRGPVYVSLPREVLAEAVDLTAAGPAVVPTTYGPPAKEAVACAADALARAKNPVIITQSGGCGDGFEPLAGFSQRFALPVVEYWATRQSLPSSHPMLVGQEPTAWVREADVIVVAAAMVPWVAAHVQPADGCTVVALGPQPLHPAVPMRSFRVDVSLAGDVHAGLAALDAALAERVPAGETFEERRARVAAARAAAAEAIEKRLARGSGSPMSPAYVSRCLSDAADADTVFFNELGIEPAAMRLEAPDSYFGTPLSGGLGWGLTAALGAQFGNRGKQVIATIGDGSYMFANPVACHQTAAALKLPLLTVVFNNGIWNAVRRSTLYMYPDGRAAAANVMPITALDPTPDHAAIARAHGAHAERVEDGAELPAAIRRALEATRAGRQALLDVVVSY; from the coding sequence ATGAAACACACCCAGCCGGACGGCAGCTTCGCCGCGGAGGCCGTGCTCGGCCGGATGAAGGCGGCCGGGATCGACGTGCTCTTCGCCAATGGCGGCACGGATTTCCCGTCCATCATCGAGGCCTATGCACGCGCGCCGGAGAGCGGCATCGCCATGCCCGAGCCGCTCGTCATCCCGCACGAGGGCGTCGCGGTCGGCATGGCGCACGGCTACTATCTCGTCACCGGCAAGCCGGCGGCGGTGATGGTGCACGTCAATGTCGGGCTCGCCAATGCGGTGATGGGGCTGATCAACGCCGCATCGGAGAACGTGCCCATCCTGATGTGCTCGGGCCGCACGCCGCTGACCGAGAGCGGCCGCTTCGGTAGCCGGTCGAGCCCGATCCACTGGGGCCAGGAGATGCGCGACCAGGCCGGCATGGTCCGCGAGGTCGTCAAGTGGGACTACGAGCTGCGCTATCCCGAACAGGCGGCCGCGGTGATCGACCGCGCGGTGGGCATCGCCATGAGCGAGCCGCGCGGCCCGGTCTATGTCAGCCTGCCGCGCGAGGTCCTGGCGGAGGCCGTCGACCTGACGGCCGCCGGGCCGGCGGTGGTGCCCACCACCTATGGACCTCCGGCCAAGGAAGCGGTCGCCTGCGCGGCCGATGCGCTCGCCCGTGCGAAGAACCCCGTCATCATCACGCAGAGCGGCGGCTGCGGCGACGGATTCGAGCCGCTGGCCGGCTTTTCGCAGCGCTTCGCGCTGCCGGTGGTCGAGTACTGGGCGACGCGGCAGTCCCTGCCGTCCAGCCATCCGATGCTCGTCGGCCAGGAGCCGACGGCCTGGGTCCGCGAAGCAGACGTCATCGTCGTGGCCGCCGCCATGGTTCCCTGGGTCGCCGCGCACGTGCAGCCGGCGGACGGCTGCACAGTCGTGGCACTCGGGCCGCAGCCGCTCCATCCGGCCGTGCCGATGCGCAGCTTCCGCGTCGACGTCTCGCTGGCCGGCGACGTGCATGCGGGTCTCGCCGCGCTCGACGCCGCACTCGCAGAACGGGTCCCGGCCGGGGAGACCTTCGAAGAACGCCGCGCCAGGGTCGCCGCCGCCCGCGCGGCTGCCGCAGAAGCAATCGAGAAGCGGCTGGCCAGGGGCAGCGGTTCGCCGATGTCGCCCGCCTATGTCAGCCGGTGCCTGTCGGATGCCGCCGACGCCGACACCGTCTTCTTCAACGAACTCGGCATCGAGCCGGCGGCGATGCGGCTCGAAGCGCCCGACAGCTATTTCGGGACGCCGCTGTCCGGCGGGCTCGGCTGGGGCCTCACCGCAGCCCTCGGCGCGCAGTTCGGCAACCGGGGCAAGCAGGTCATCGCCACCATCGGCGACGGCTCCTACATGTTCGCGAACCCCGTCGCCTGCCACCAGACGGCCGCGGCGCTGAAGCTGCCCCTGCTCACCGTCGTCTTCAACAACGGCATCTGGAACGCGGTGCGGCGCTCCACGCTCTACATGTATCCCGACGGCAGGGCCGCCGCCGCCAACGTCATGCCGATCACCGCGCTCGACCCGACGCCCGACCATGCCGCCATCGCCCGCGCCCACGGCGCCCATGCCGAACGGGTCGAGGACGGCGCCGAACTGCCTGCCGCCATCCGGCGGGCGCTCGAGGCGACGCGCGCGGGACGGCAGGCGCTGCTCGACGTGGTGGTGAGCTACTAG
- a CDS encoding NAD-dependent succinate-semialdehyde dehydrogenase, which yields MNAATTTPAAPGGYVSPALLIDGVWIEASERETQPVVNPATGRAVGVVPHATPADLDRALAAAERAFATWRHVNPRDRGRILKKAADLMRERQEDIARLATLEMGKPLAEARLETHFASEEMEWFAEEGRRSYGRVIPGRLHHTRFSVVREPVGPSAGFSAWNFPIGNAARKMGAALAAGCTMVYKPGEEAPAAALAVARCLVDAGVPAGAIAVVFGVPDTISRHLLASPVIRKISFTGSIPVGKHLIKLAADGLKRTTMELGGHAPVLVFDDADIATALDMGVQRKYRNSGQVCVSPTRFYVQEASYARFCEGFAERAARIKVGDGLEPDTQMGPLVHMRRRDAVEALVQDAVERGAKLLAGGRRIGNEGSFYAPTVLADVPADARIMREEPFGPVAVINPFGSLDDAVAKANALPYGLAAYAFTSSAAAIARLGDAIEAGMVGINSFNISMPETPFGGVKESGHGSEVGMEGIDAFLVTKTLSVTV from the coding sequence ATGAACGCCGCGACCACCACGCCCGCCGCGCCGGGCGGCTACGTCTCCCCTGCCCTTCTCATCGACGGCGTCTGGATCGAGGCCTCGGAGCGCGAGACGCAGCCGGTCGTCAATCCCGCCACTGGCCGCGCCGTCGGCGTCGTGCCGCATGCCACGCCGGCCGACCTCGACCGCGCCCTGGCGGCGGCGGAGCGGGCCTTCGCGACCTGGCGACACGTCAACCCGCGGGACCGCGGCCGGATCCTCAAGAAGGCCGCCGACCTGATGCGCGAGCGCCAGGAGGACATCGCCCGCCTCGCCACGCTGGAGATGGGCAAGCCGCTCGCCGAAGCGCGGCTCGAGACGCATTTCGCATCGGAAGAGATGGAGTGGTTCGCCGAAGAAGGCCGCCGCAGCTATGGCCGCGTCATCCCCGGCCGTCTGCACCACACCCGCTTCTCGGTGGTGCGCGAGCCTGTCGGCCCCAGTGCGGGCTTCTCGGCCTGGAACTTTCCGATCGGCAATGCGGCGCGCAAGATGGGTGCTGCGCTCGCGGCCGGCTGCACCATGGTCTACAAGCCGGGCGAGGAAGCGCCGGCCGCCGCGCTGGCGGTGGCGCGGTGCCTGGTCGACGCAGGCGTTCCGGCCGGCGCCATCGCGGTGGTGTTCGGCGTGCCGGACACCATATCGCGCCATCTCCTGGCCTCCCCGGTCATCCGCAAGATCTCGTTCACCGGTTCCATTCCCGTCGGCAAGCACCTGATCAAGCTCGCCGCCGACGGTTTGAAGCGCACGACGATGGAGCTCGGCGGCCACGCGCCCGTGCTCGTCTTCGACGACGCCGACATCGCCACCGCGCTCGACATGGGCGTGCAGCGCAAGTACCGCAATTCCGGGCAGGTCTGCGTGTCGCCGACCCGCTTCTACGTGCAGGAGGCATCCTACGCACGCTTCTGCGAGGGTTTTGCCGAAAGGGCGGCGCGGATCAAGGTCGGCGACGGACTGGAGCCGGACACGCAGATGGGTCCGCTCGTCCACATGCGGCGGCGCGATGCGGTCGAGGCTCTGGTCCAGGACGCGGTCGAGCGAGGGGCGAAACTGCTCGCGGGCGGTCGCCGCATCGGCAACGAGGGCAGCTTCTATGCACCGACGGTGCTCGCCGACGTGCCTGCCGACGCCAGGATCATGCGCGAGGAACCGTTCGGTCCGGTCGCCGTGATCAATCCGTTCGGAAGCCTGGACGATGCCGTCGCCAAGGCCAACGCGCTGCCCTACGGGCTCGCCGCCTATGCCTTCACCTCTTCGGCCGCCGCCATCGCGCGGCTGGGCGACGCCATCGAGGCCGGCATGGTGGGCATCAACTCCTTCAACATCTCGATGCCCGAGACGCCGTTCGGCGGCGTCAAGGAGAGCGGGCACGGCTCGGAAGTCGGCATGGAGGGCATCGACGCCTTCCTCGTCACCAAGACGCTGAGCGTCACGGTCTGA
- a CDS encoding 2-hydroxychromene-2-carboxylate isomerase, with product MDSPEPIEFHFDFISPFGFFASLRIDEIAARHGREADWQSMLVGISVLKVMGLKAIPATPLKGEYARRDAERYCRRHGLTLARDFGAPPANPLAAGRTFHWLKKHQPEHHKPVARAIYAAYFLEGRDIGDLGLVLDVAAACGADRAALADGHASGEASDLLRAAVDRSLGKGVFGSPFFIVDGEPFFGVEKMELMEEWLDTGGW from the coding sequence ATGGACAGCCCCGAGCCGATCGAGTTCCATTTCGATTTCATCTCGCCCTTCGGCTTCTTCGCGAGCCTGCGGATCGACGAGATCGCCGCCCGGCACGGTCGCGAGGCGGATTGGCAGTCGATGCTGGTGGGCATCAGCGTGCTCAAGGTGATGGGGCTGAAGGCGATCCCGGCCACGCCGCTGAAGGGTGAGTATGCGCGCCGCGACGCCGAGCGCTACTGCCGTCGCCACGGCCTGACGCTGGCGCGCGATTTCGGCGCGCCGCCGGCCAACCCGCTCGCCGCCGGGCGCACGTTCCACTGGCTGAAGAAGCACCAGCCGGAGCACCACAAGCCGGTCGCCCGCGCGATCTATGCAGCCTATTTCCTGGAGGGCCGCGACATCGGCGACCTCGGCCTGGTGCTGGACGTCGCGGCGGCCTGCGGCGCCGACAGGGCCGCGCTCGCCGACGGCCACGCGAGCGGCGAAGCCTCGGATCTCCTGCGCGCCGCCGTCGACCGCTCGCTCGGCAAGGGCGTCTTCGGCTCGCCCTTCTTCATCGTCGACGGGGAGCCGTTCTTCGGCGTCGAGAAGATGGAGCTGATGGAGGAATGGCTGGACACCGGCGGCTGGTAG